Proteins co-encoded in one secondary endosymbiont of Trabutina mannipara genomic window:
- a CDS encoding IscS subfamily cysteine desulfurase, producing MKLPIYLDYSSTTPVDPLVADKMMQYLTFDGIFGNPSSRFHCYGWQAEEAVDIARNHIAVLVGADTREIIFTSGATESVNLAIKGAAYTNSVKGRHIITAVTEHKAVIDTCQQLETEGFTVTWLMPSKDGIISSKQLSNALRDDTIIVSLMHVNNETGMIHDIASFGEVCRSHGALYHVDATQSVGKLPIDLTLLPVDLMSFSAHKLYGPKGIGALFVRRDPRVCIKAQINGGGHELGIRSGTLPVHQIVGMGEAYSLASQEIKNKMPFLMALRDQLWKGMQQIDGVSVNGDLQQGIATILNLSFRDINGELLIMKLKNLAVSTGSACTSTSIEPSYVLRAMGLDDKLAHSSIRFSLGKFTTHEEINYAINQTIIAVSQLRKKND from the coding sequence AATTTTCGGTAATCCATCTTCGCGATTTCACTGTTATGGATGGCAAGCTGAAGAAGCCGTAGATATTGCCCGTAATCATATTGCCGTACTAGTTGGGGCCGATACCAGAGAAATTATTTTTACTTCAGGAGCTACAGAGTCAGTTAATCTAGCCATAAAAGGAGCGGCTTATACTAATTCCGTTAAAGGACGCCATATTATTACTGCAGTAACGGAACATAAAGCAGTTATTGATACATGCCAGCAATTGGAGACAGAAGGATTTACTGTTACTTGGCTGATGCCGTCTAAAGACGGCATTATATCTTCTAAGCAGCTAAGCAATGCGTTACGTGATGACACTATCATAGTGTCGTTGATGCATGTAAACAATGAAACTGGTATGATTCATGATATCGCCTCCTTCGGAGAAGTGTGTCGTTCTCATGGAGCTTTATATCACGTAGACGCAACTCAAAGCGTAGGAAAATTACCTATTGATCTTACTCTACTACCAGTAGATCTAATGTCATTTAGTGCCCATAAATTATATGGCCCTAAGGGTATTGGCGCTCTGTTTGTACGTAGAGATCCGCGGGTATGTATAAAAGCACAAATTAACGGTGGAGGTCACGAGTTAGGTATACGCTCTGGGACTCTTCCGGTACATCAAATTGTTGGCATGGGAGAAGCTTATTCTCTAGCATCGCAAGAAATAAAAAATAAAATGCCATTTTTAATGGCACTACGAGACCAACTGTGGAAAGGTATGCAGCAAATTGATGGTGTATCAGTTAATGGTGATCTGCAACAGGGTATTGCAACGATACTTAACTTAAGCTTTCGTGATATTAATGGAGAATTGCTTATAATGAAACTAAAAAATTTAGCGGTATCTACTGGATCTGCCTGTACATCAACAAGTATCGAGCCATCTTACGTTTTACGTGCTATGGGACTTGATGATAAACTAGCTCATAGCTCTATCCGCTTTTCTTTAGGAAAATTTACTACCCATGAAGAAATAAACTACGCAATAAACCAGACTATAATTGCTGTTTCGCAACTTCGTAAAAAAAATGATTAA
- the hisS gene encoding histidine--tRNA ligase, with protein sequence MANNIEAIRGMKDYLPEEIVLWQRIEKTLKKVLDGYGYSEIRLPIVEHTLLFQRAIGKVTDVVEKEMYSFDDRKGDNLTLRPEGTAGCVRAGIKHSLIYKKEQRLWYIGPMFRYERPQKGRYRQFYQIGVEVFGQEGPDVDAELILIIARWWRELGISHHVSLEINSLGSMEARARYRNALVAFLVQNKEHLNENCRRRIYTNPMRVLDTKNSDIQALLKKAPVITDYLDDDSRFHFYSLCELLDLSCIPYRVNPHLVRGLDYYNRTVFEWITTFLGSQSTVCGGGHYDSLVEQLGGRATPAVGFAMGLERLVLLMQTVNPYFAVSNRIDAYLVVAGDKAKREALQLAEQLRDALPSLRMMTNYGVGSFKKQLAIADKQGARIAIIIGENETSTLQVIIKDLITGKQEKLARLDLVSRLISFLEIK encoded by the coding sequence ATGGCAAATAACATTGAAGCTATTCGTGGCATGAAAGACTATTTGCCTGAAGAGATAGTATTATGGCAGAGAATTGAAAAAACTCTTAAAAAAGTACTAGATGGCTATGGATATAGTGAAATACGTCTCCCAATAGTTGAGCATACTTTGTTGTTTCAGCGAGCTATCGGTAAAGTTACTGATGTAGTTGAAAAAGAGATGTATAGTTTCGACGATAGAAAAGGCGACAACCTTACCCTACGTCCAGAAGGTACTGCGGGTTGTGTACGTGCCGGTATTAAACATAGTTTAATATATAAAAAGGAACAGAGATTGTGGTATATAGGCCCAATGTTTCGTTATGAACGGCCACAGAAAGGACGCTACAGACAGTTTTACCAGATAGGAGTCGAAGTATTTGGTCAGGAAGGACCTGATGTTGACGCAGAGCTTATTCTTATCATCGCACGCTGGTGGCGCGAGCTTGGTATTAGCCACCATGTATCGTTAGAAATTAATTCTCTTGGTTCTATGGAGGCACGTGCTCGATACCGTAATGCACTGGTAGCGTTTTTGGTCCAGAATAAAGAGCATTTAAACGAAAATTGCCGTCGCCGTATTTACACTAATCCGATGCGAGTGTTAGATACTAAAAATTCAGATATACAGGCTCTTCTAAAAAAAGCACCAGTTATAACTGATTACCTAGATGATGATTCACGCTTCCATTTTTATAGTCTATGTGAACTTTTGGATTTAAGTTGCATTCCGTATAGAGTTAATCCACATTTAGTTCGCGGTCTTGATTACTATAACAGAACTGTTTTTGAGTGGATAACTACTTTTCTAGGTTCGCAAAGTACTGTTTGCGGCGGAGGTCATTATGATAGTTTAGTAGAACAACTAGGCGGACGCGCTACTCCAGCTGTTGGATTTGCTATGGGGTTAGAGCGACTGGTATTGCTAATGCAGACGGTTAATCCATATTTTGCTGTTTCTAATCGTATTGATGCTTATTTGGTTGTCGCAGGAGATAAGGCAAAACGTGAGGCGCTGCAGCTTGCTGAGCAGCTACGAGACGCACTTCCATCATTAAGGATGATGACCAATTACGGCGTTGGCAGTTTTAAAAAACAGCTCGCAATCGCTGATAAGCAAGGTGCTCGTATCGCAATAATTATAGGAGAAAATGAGACATCTACGCTGCAAGTTATAATAAAAGATTTAATTACTGGTAAACAAGAAAAATTAGCTAGACTAGATTTAGTATCGCGGCTAATCTCATTTCTAGAAATTAAGTAA
- the der gene encoding ribosome biogenesis GTPase Der, translated as MIPVVTIVGRPNVGKSTLFNQLTRTRDALVTDFQGLTRDRKYGRAKWSGHEFIVIDTGGIDNTKRGIETIITGQSLLAIKEADIVLFLVDGQSGIMEADQNIAKHLRSCRKKTVIVVNKTERLSTDSTCYFCNLGIDNIVSISAKYGRGFNNLIEHILLVSNNLPGADNNYDKADILALAPDAKEKKIEQSLLPIKIAIVGCPNVGKSTLINCLLGQKRVVVYDNPGTTRDSIYIPKVRNKREYILIDTAGVRKRSKVTDKVEKFSIIKTLQAIEYANVVLLVIDAYKGISDQDLYLLSFILKSGRSLVIAVNKFDDLYSPKRNEIKKTLNHHLKFLSFARVHFISALHNRGISNIYKSVNEAYQCATIRFSTALLTRIMHNAVNEYQLPFSDRVKLKYAHAGGYNPLILVMHGTKVKNIPNTYKRYLINYFQRSLEIIGTQIRIHFNESVNHYVVK; from the coding sequence ATGATACCAGTAGTAACTATTGTAGGGCGTCCAAATGTAGGTAAATCTACTTTATTTAATCAACTAACGCGCACTCGTGATGCATTAGTAACAGATTTTCAAGGACTAACACGTGATCGTAAGTATGGTCGTGCTAAGTGGTCAGGACATGAATTTATTGTTATAGATACTGGAGGTATCGATAATACTAAAAGAGGTATCGAAACTATAATTACTGGACAGTCGCTATTGGCAATTAAAGAGGCTGATATTGTTCTGTTCCTTGTTGATGGACAATCTGGAATTATGGAAGCTGATCAAAATATTGCGAAGCATTTGCGCAGTTGTAGAAAAAAAACAGTTATTGTTGTCAATAAAACTGAAAGACTATCTACCGATAGCACATGTTATTTTTGTAATCTTGGTATAGATAATATTGTATCAATATCAGCCAAGTATGGACGTGGATTCAACAATCTTATTGAGCATATTTTGTTAGTTAGTAATAACCTACCAGGAGCAGATAATAATTATGATAAAGCTGATATACTTGCATTAGCACCAGATGCCAAGGAAAAAAAAATTGAACAATCACTGCTGCCAATAAAAATTGCGATTGTAGGATGTCCTAATGTTGGTAAATCTACTCTAATTAACTGTCTTTTAGGCCAAAAGAGAGTTGTGGTTTATGACAATCCTGGCACAACAAGAGATAGCATTTATATTCCTAAAGTACGTAATAAAAGAGAGTATATTCTGATAGATACCGCTGGGGTGCGTAAACGCAGTAAAGTTACAGATAAGGTAGAAAAATTTTCTATTATTAAAACGTTGCAAGCTATCGAATATGCAAATGTAGTACTGCTGGTTATAGATGCTTATAAAGGTATTTCTGATCAAGATTTGTATCTTTTGAGCTTTATTCTTAAGAGTGGCAGATCATTAGTAATTGCAGTTAATAAATTTGATGATCTGTATAGCCCAAAAAGAAATGAAATTAAAAAAACACTTAATCATCATTTAAAATTTCTCTCTTTTGCTAGAGTTCATTTTATTTCAGCTCTCCATAATAGAGGCATCAGCAATATTTATAAGTCAGTTAACGAAGCCTATCAATGTGCTACTATTCGTTTTAGTACAGCGCTGTTAACGCGCATTATGCACAATGCAGTAAATGAATATCAACTACCATTTAGTGACCGCGTAAAACTTAAATATGCTCATGCTGGTGGCTATAATCCACTTATTTTAGTGATGCACGGTACAAAAGTTAAAAATATCCCAAATACCTATAAGCGTTATCTAATAAACTATTTCCAAAGATCGTTGGAAATTATAGGTACACAAATTCGTATTCATTTTAATGAGTCTGTAAATCATTATGTCGTAAAATAA